GTTCGTGTCCGCCGCGAGGCCGTAGACGGGGGTGCCGGGCTGCTGGCGCCAGGACTCGTCGAGGCTGCCCGTGTCCACGGAGTCGAAGCCGATCCCGTCGAGCAGGCCGCGTACGACCGTCTTGGCCGCCTCGTCGTCGCCGGCGACGGGCAGGGCGATGCGCTCGGGGTCGCCCTTGGGGCGCGGCTTGTCGAGAAGTTCATGGGCGTAGGTGCCGTTGAAGACCTTGACGACGGGGTGGCCGATCTGGAGCTCGGTCCAGCGGCTCTCGGGCATGCCCTCCTCGATGGCGGCGATGCGGCCGTCACGCTGCTGCGGGTAGTAGTTGCCGGTGTCGATGACGGTGACGCCTTCCGGCGCGTCGTCGAGGAGGTCGTCGGGCAGGCCGGGGACGGCCTTCATGGGCACGGTCACCACGACGACGTCGGCACCGCGAGCGGCCTCGGCGACGGTCACCGGCGTGGCACCGGTCTCCTCGGCGAGGTCGCGCAGGGTCTCGGGGCCGCGCGAGTTGGCCACGGACACGTCGTGGCCGGCCGCGGTGAATCGGCGGGTGAGATTGCCGCCGATGTTGCCGGCGCCGATGATGCCGATCTTCATGTCGAGCCCTTCCGGAGGAGCGGGCGGTACGCGCGTGGTCACGTACCTCCTGGTCGGCTGCCAGGCTATGCGCGAGTGCCCTACGAACGGGTTCGCACACGCCCTGCTCGCACACCCCCTAGTCCGTGCGCGCCAGCTTCCCCCGCATCACGGCCAGTTCCTCCCGCGCCTCGCGTT
The DNA window shown above is from Streptomyces sp. NBC_01445 and carries:
- a CDS encoding NADPH-dependent F420 reductase; the encoded protein is MKIGIIGAGNIGGNLTRRFTAAGHDVSVANSRGPETLRDLAEETGATPVTVAEAARGADVVVVTVPMKAVPGLPDDLLDDAPEGVTVIDTGNYYPQQRDGRIAAIEEGMPESRWTELQIGHPVVKVFNGTYAHELLDKPRPKGDPERIALPVAGDDEAAKTVVRGLLDGIGFDSVDTGSLDESWRQQPGTPVYGLAADTNTVRKALAEASPERTAEWRA